In a single window of the Anaerocolumna cellulosilytica genome:
- a CDS encoding heavy metal translocating P-type ATPase, protein MSMEGRISTKLVLDGLCCSNCAMKIEQKVSELKEVSHTSLNFATKLLLIETEQGNSQEELLQKVKKIVKDIEPEVVVKEYKSPRAKRVKAQVQVPKQEGEQRQDGCSDGCCGGHGHGHAQDEHIHHGHYGAEDHSHEEEDEHGHSHSHGEGGSLKKKIIKFGISAVIFAIAMIFDLPKSVSFGLFFISYLLSGGDVLLKAGKNILRGDVFDENFLMGIATIGAFAIGEFAEGVGVMLFYQVGEMFQDLAVNRSRKSIADLMDIRPDYANLIIDGIAKKVAPEEIDIGQLILVKPGEKVPLDGKVVEGTSMIDSSALTGESVPREVVPGDNVLGGFINKNGVLTIEVMKDFEESTVSKILDLVQNASSRKAPTENFITKFARRYTPVVTITAALMAILPPLILPGATFSEWVYRALIFLVISCPCALVISIPLGFFGGIGGASRHGVLIKGSNYLEALNYVDTVIFDKTGTLTKGVFKVTQMNTVEDISKEQLLEYAAYAESYSNHPIALSIQKAYGREIDKEQLEEYEEIAGHGIKVRLNDKMIYAGNAKLMEKEAIAYDKTDFLGTVVHIGINGTYAGNIIISDEVKEDSAKAMKELKEIGMKKLVMLTGDSKSVGEKIGRQLGLDEVHAELLPDQKVEQLEAIYKQKAGKGKLIFVGDGINDAPVLARADIGVAMGGLGSDAAIEAADVVLMTDEPSKLISAIKIAKKTHTIVWQNIVFALAIKAVFLILGAFGVANMWEAVFADVGVALIAVLNAMRAMKIK, encoded by the coding sequence ATGAGTATGGAAGGCAGGATAAGTACAAAGTTAGTTTTAGACGGACTTTGCTGCAGCAATTGTGCTATGAAGATTGAACAGAAAGTTAGCGAATTAAAGGAGGTTAGTCATACCAGCCTTAATTTTGCAACGAAGCTTCTGCTCATTGAAACAGAACAGGGGAATAGTCAGGAAGAATTACTGCAGAAGGTAAAAAAGATAGTTAAAGACATTGAACCGGAAGTCGTTGTAAAAGAATATAAAAGTCCGAGAGCAAAAAGAGTAAAAGCGCAGGTACAGGTTCCTAAGCAGGAAGGGGAGCAGCGTCAGGATGGATGCAGTGATGGCTGTTGTGGGGGTCATGGACACGGCCACGCGCAGGATGAACATATACATCATGGACATTATGGAGCAGAAGACCATTCTCATGAAGAGGAAGATGAGCATGGTCATAGTCATTCCCATGGTGAAGGCGGTTCTCTAAAGAAAAAAATAATTAAGTTCGGAATATCAGCGGTTATCTTTGCTATTGCCATGATTTTTGATTTGCCCAAGTCGGTTTCATTTGGCTTATTTTTTATCAGTTACCTCTTATCAGGTGGAGATGTACTTTTAAAAGCAGGTAAGAATATCTTAAGAGGGGATGTCTTTGATGAAAATTTCCTGATGGGTATTGCGACCATTGGTGCATTTGCTATTGGTGAATTTGCAGAAGGTGTAGGAGTTATGTTATTCTACCAGGTTGGGGAGATGTTTCAGGACCTTGCAGTAAATCGCTCCAGAAAATCCATTGCCGATTTAATGGATATCAGACCGGATTATGCGAATCTTATTATTGACGGAATTGCAAAAAAAGTAGCACCAGAAGAAATTGATATCGGACAATTGATTCTGGTTAAACCCGGAGAAAAGGTGCCGCTTGACGGTAAGGTGGTAGAAGGTACTTCCATGATTGACTCTTCTGCTTTAACCGGTGAATCCGTACCAAGAGAAGTAGTACCGGGAGACAATGTATTGGGTGGCTTTATTAATAAAAATGGTGTGCTCACGATAGAAGTTATGAAGGACTTTGAAGAGTCCACCGTATCAAAAATACTTGATTTGGTTCAAAATGCAAGCAGCCGAAAGGCTCCTACGGAGAACTTTATCACTAAATTCGCCAGAAGATATACACCGGTTGTTACTATAACGGCTGCTTTAATGGCTATATTACCACCACTTATTCTGCCGGGTGCTACATTTTCTGAATGGGTATATAGAGCCCTTATATTCCTTGTAATTTCCTGCCCATGTGCCCTTGTAATCTCTATACCGTTAGGATTTTTCGGTGGCATAGGCGGAGCCTCAAGACATGGAGTTTTAATCAAAGGAAGTAATTACTTAGAGGCGCTTAATTATGTTGATACAGTTATCTTTGATAAAACTGGTACATTGACAAAAGGTGTATTTAAGGTAACCCAGATGAATACCGTAGAAGACATATCAAAAGAACAGTTGCTAGAGTATGCAGCTTATGCAGAAAGTTATTCCAACCACCCCATTGCTTTATCCATACAAAAGGCATATGGCAGAGAAATTGATAAGGAACAGCTAGAGGAATACGAAGAAATAGCAGGTCATGGCATTAAAGTACGCCTTAATGACAAAATGATTTATGCCGGTAATGCTAAGCTGATGGAGAAGGAAGCCATTGCTTATGATAAAACAGATTTTCTTGGTACTGTGGTGCATATTGGAATCAATGGAACCTATGCCGGAAATATTATAATTTCAGACGAAGTAAAAGAAGACTCTGCAAAAGCAATGAAAGAATTAAAAGAAATCGGCATGAAAAAGCTTGTAATGTTAACTGGAGACAGTAAATCTGTCGGTGAAAAAATCGGCAGACAGTTAGGACTTGATGAGGTTCATGCAGAGCTATTGCCGGATCAGAAGGTAGAGCAGTTAGAAGCTATTTATAAACAGAAAGCCGGAAAAGGCAAGCTGATTTTTGTAGGTGACGGCATTAATGATGCGCCTGTATTAGCCCGTGCGGATATTGGTGTGGCAATGGGAGGTTTAGGTTCTGATGCAGCAATCGAAGCAGCAGATGTGGTATTAATGACAGATGAACCTTCCAAGTTAATCAGTGCCATTAAAATAGCAAAGAAAACCCATACTATTGTATGGCAAAATATAGTATTCGCTTTAGCTATAAAGGCAGTCTTTCTGATATTGGGTGCTTTTGGTGTTGCGAACATGTGGGAAGCCGTCTTTGCAGATGTTGGTGTCGCATTAATAGCCGTACTAAATGCTATGCGGGCAATGAAGATAAAATAG
- a CDS encoding LDCC motif putative metal-binding protein, translated as MAKENEELYGKERMDCCKLNRIKKR; from the coding sequence ATGGCAAAGGAGAATGAAGAATTGTATGGAAAAGAAAGAATGGACTGCTGTAAATTGAATCGTATAAAAAAGAGGTGA
- a CDS encoding response regulator transcription factor: MANNPKRILIVEDEVKIVEFIESYLLNSGYEVFKAYNGREALKIYAEQIIDMVLLDLMLPDISGEQICKEIRKTSHVPIIMLTAKSSDDNVIQGLDLGADDYMTKPFSPRQMVARVNALFRRTTKEEPSNILSFCGEDLVISQSDYLVKKKGNAVSLTPSEYKLLITLAKRPGKVFTREELIDIAFDGDFLGYDRTIDSHIKNLRGKIEDNSKECNYILTIRGIGYKFGGI, from the coding sequence GTGGCAAACAACCCAAAGAGAATTCTTATTGTAGAGGATGAAGTAAAAATAGTAGAATTTATTGAATCCTACCTGTTAAATAGTGGCTATGAGGTCTTTAAAGCTTATAATGGCAGAGAGGCTTTAAAAATATATGCAGAACAAATAATAGATATGGTTTTGTTAGACCTGATGTTACCGGATATTAGCGGAGAACAAATCTGCAAAGAGATTCGCAAAACATCCCACGTACCTATAATTATGCTGACGGCAAAGAGCAGCGATGATAATGTAATACAGGGTCTTGACCTTGGAGCAGATGATTACATGACAAAGCCCTTTAGCCCAAGGCAAATGGTAGCCCGTGTAAATGCTTTATTTCGCCGTACCACAAAGGAAGAGCCTTCAAATATTCTAAGCTTTTGCGGGGAAGATTTAGTGATAAGCCAGTCAGACTATCTGGTAAAGAAGAAGGGCAATGCCGTCAGCCTAACACCCAGTGAGTACAAGTTACTTATCACTCTTGCAAAGCGTCCAGGTAAAGTATTTACCAGAGAAGAGCTGATAGATATAGCTTTTGACGGTGATTTTTTAGGATATGACAGAACCATTGACTCTCATATAAAAAATCTTAGGGGGAAAATTGAGGATAACTCTAAGGAATGCAATTACATTCTTACCATTCGGGGAATCGGCTATAAGTTTGGGGGTATTTAA
- a CDS encoding sensor histidine kinase, with product MGPSLRSKLTLSYIVIVVIIVGMTSLIANMGIKTQFEKYAIQKQEKQTEEIIELIKIKYEQDKVLNPSYLEIIGMNALQNGLTIVVKDSKNNTVWSAYEHNNGLCQAMIINMAANMNRYSNQWNGEYQEKNYELTQGKTSIGTLTTGFVGPYYFNEEELIFIKALNSLFVVIGVSSLLVAVGAGIFMSDRISRPLNSVSIKALSLSQGKYKERLKEESNTKEIRILINTINELSEALEAKDNLRKQLTQDVAHELRTPLTSVQGHMEAMLDGIWDMSTDRLSSCYEEIIRIKKLIGSIEDLSGVENENLLLHKTEFDFTKLILRLLNNYANELLEKKIQVTYTNRENLVYADEDKMSQVFNNLLSNAIKYSKEGTQVSIEIKYAFDKVKISMKDTGIGIDEGDLPHIFERFYRADKSRNRSTGGVGIGLAITKTLIEAHNGSIEVKSKLGEGTEFIISLPRGV from the coding sequence ATGGGACCTTCCTTAAGAAGTAAACTCACCTTATCTTATATAGTTATTGTTGTTATTATTGTTGGAATGACTAGTCTCATTGCCAATATGGGAATAAAAACCCAGTTTGAAAAGTATGCTATTCAAAAACAGGAAAAGCAGACAGAGGAAATCATAGAACTTATAAAGATAAAGTATGAACAGGATAAGGTACTAAATCCTTCCTATCTTGAAATAATTGGAATGAATGCACTGCAAAATGGGCTGACTATCGTAGTAAAGGACAGTAAGAACAATACCGTTTGGTCGGCCTATGAGCATAATAATGGACTATGTCAGGCAATGATAATAAATATGGCTGCTAATATGAATCGTTATTCCAATCAGTGGAACGGAGAATACCAGGAAAAAAATTATGAATTAACGCAGGGAAAAACCAGCATAGGGACACTGACCACAGGCTTTGTAGGACCATATTATTTTAATGAGGAAGAACTTATCTTTATAAAAGCATTAAATTCTTTGTTTGTGGTCATTGGTGTAAGTTCTCTTTTAGTAGCTGTGGGAGCAGGTATATTTATGTCAGATCGTATTAGCAGACCACTTAATTCCGTGTCTATAAAAGCACTATCCTTATCTCAAGGTAAGTATAAGGAACGCCTAAAAGAGGAATCAAACACGAAAGAAATCCGTATTTTAATCAATACTATTAATGAACTTTCGGAAGCATTAGAAGCAAAAGATAATCTTAGAAAACAACTGACCCAGGATGTTGCTCATGAGCTTAGAACGCCGTTAACCTCGGTGCAAGGGCATATGGAAGCTATGCTGGACGGAATATGGGATATGAGCACAGACCGTTTATCAAGTTGCTATGAAGAAATAATCAGGATAAAAAAGTTAATCGGAAGTATTGAGGACTTATCCGGTGTAGAAAATGAAAATCTATTGCTTCATAAAACAGAATTTGACTTTACAAAACTTATCCTCCGGTTATTGAATAACTATGCGAATGAGCTATTAGAGAAGAAAATACAGGTTACGTATACGAATCGAGAAAATCTGGTCTATGCGGATGAAGATAAGATGAGTCAGGTATTTAATAATCTTTTATCCAATGCAATAAAGTATTCAAAAGAAGGAACGCAAGTTAGTATTGAGATAAAATATGCTTTTGACAAAGTAAAAATAAGTATGAAGGATACAGGAATCGGTATAGATGAAGGTGATTTACCCCATATTTTTGAACGCTTTTACCGTGCGGATAAATCCAGAAATAGAAGTACCGGTGGTGTAGGCATAGGTTTAGCTATCACGAAGACACTCATTGAAGCCCACAACGGCAGTATAGAGGTGAAAAGTAAGCTAGGAGAAGGAACTGAATTTATAATAAGCTTGCCGAGGGGTGTGTAG
- a CDS encoding amidohydrolase family protein: MDNMQFPLRVLLCEYNPTRILNQFLSKDVRKKTMHMEVLNYSSDKEINRNLFVDLYQEIAKVFSKDEIENLFFVTREESKQTVYQTGQTYSVFNLIANYAGDFLENDGENVKCKYKELLKWRDTTLYLDQDMFIAAHFAYCDVLSGRKRVDFSWDVVTKSNNIRIHNMLSQGMADNHFHLLGSAPTFKLSWLNIMNNVKSKEELKLDERLERLDKGYGEYTRISNLLTLAQIIRVVLFYQVYVCKKYSDFDKIYQNLQAEHIIKAIMEYDKENKIIKLYDHQIQSEISVLNTLLDGRSRDSIDYCLINQVRRNDSIFEYFSGERFFMYKCFKAIFTNDKDFMKNADLFYAYLVIKNTLRKELIQANNRVGFSNFSDYQDRKQKFLRGNRTLKDLLPAQAILMSVKRQNVVSIEARICPDKDVKQNIKTIHSYDSQIINELCNDANNYWIDKRNFKSHLLGERYSIAERNFYEHLSNNTAEEKQKIDSILKEHFFYVFHFPKCIDKKINSEDPLSGLMYCRHYEHRKELKQYAKAIAKMREHNRDISSRVLGIDACSNELIERPEVFGQAFRYLKGHIPNRDFEREFCKEIHLPPLRATYHVGEDFLDIADGLRAVEEAIIFLELTHGDRLGHAIVLGIDVEDWYKNKGNHVNLSKQDLLDNIAWTIKKLKEYTIDNSSEYIDKLQELYNDYYSQIYMTGTDWTTKDVAWNRSNNEVMPVDLYILAWHLRGDDPKMLYDFTCAKDKVSFSQNKDISYWDRCALQKGKKIRRDNIITTLTLRYHYDAGVKQEGSKKVVFKVPIYMIKALKAIQLNMQREVRERGIGIECNPTSNVLISTFKRFDKHPILNFNNLGLETRSESMDKAQLFVSINTDDQGVFDTILENEYALIALALEKVKDENGMPVYNQTRIFNWLDSVRRMGLEQCFHFDRQIP; encoded by the coding sequence ATGGACAATATGCAATTCCCACTACGGGTTCTTTTATGTGAATATAATCCTACACGAATTCTTAATCAATTTCTATCAAAAGATGTAAGAAAAAAAACTATGCATATGGAAGTGTTGAATTATTCCAGTGATAAAGAAATAAACCGCAATCTCTTTGTAGACTTATATCAAGAGATTGCAAAAGTATTTTCAAAAGATGAGATAGAGAATCTCTTTTTTGTCACCAGAGAAGAATCCAAGCAGACCGTTTATCAAACAGGACAAACATATTCTGTATTCAATCTGATTGCCAATTATGCAGGAGATTTTCTTGAAAATGATGGTGAAAATGTTAAATGCAAATACAAAGAATTATTAAAATGGAGAGATACTACCTTATATCTGGATCAGGATATGTTTATTGCTGCCCATTTTGCTTATTGTGATGTACTCTCTGGACGCAAGCGGGTAGATTTTTCATGGGACGTGGTAACGAAAAGTAATAATATACGTATTCATAATATGCTGTCTCAGGGTATGGCGGATAATCACTTCCACTTACTAGGTTCAGCCCCAACTTTTAAATTGTCTTGGCTTAATATCATGAATAACGTAAAAAGTAAGGAAGAACTTAAGCTAGATGAAAGATTAGAGCGGTTAGACAAGGGCTACGGAGAGTATACAAGAATTAGTAATCTGCTGACATTGGCACAAATTATAAGAGTTGTATTATTTTATCAAGTATACGTATGTAAGAAGTATTCTGATTTTGATAAAATATATCAGAATCTGCAAGCAGAGCATATAATAAAAGCAATCATGGAATATGATAAGGAAAATAAAATTATTAAACTATACGACCACCAAATTCAGTCAGAAATAAGTGTTTTAAACACATTGTTAGATGGTCGTTCCAGAGATAGCATCGATTACTGTTTAATAAACCAAGTTCGCAGAAATGACAGCATCTTCGAGTACTTTTCAGGAGAACGTTTTTTCATGTATAAGTGTTTTAAAGCAATCTTTACTAATGATAAAGATTTTATGAAAAACGCTGATTTGTTTTATGCTTACTTGGTGATTAAAAATACGTTAAGAAAAGAATTGATACAAGCCAATAATCGTGTAGGATTTTCTAACTTTTCAGATTATCAAGATAGAAAGCAGAAATTTTTACGCGGAAACCGTACTTTAAAGGATTTATTACCAGCTCAGGCAATCTTAATGTCTGTAAAACGTCAGAATGTAGTATCTATTGAAGCAAGAATTTGTCCTGATAAGGATGTGAAGCAAAATATAAAAACGATTCATTCTTATGATTCACAAATAATAAACGAGCTATGCAATGACGCAAACAATTATTGGATTGACAAGAGAAATTTCAAATCTCATTTGCTAGGAGAACGATATTCCATTGCAGAAAGAAACTTTTACGAACATCTTTCTAATAACACAGCAGAAGAAAAGCAAAAAATTGACTCCATTCTCAAAGAGCATTTTTTCTATGTATTTCATTTTCCCAAATGTATTGATAAAAAAATCAACTCTGAAGATCCTTTAAGTGGGCTAATGTATTGCAGGCATTATGAACATAGAAAAGAATTAAAGCAATATGCAAAAGCCATCGCCAAGATGCGGGAACATAATAGAGACATATCCTCCAGAGTACTGGGAATCGATGCATGTTCCAACGAATTAATAGAACGCCCGGAAGTATTTGGACAAGCCTTTCGTTATCTGAAAGGACATATTCCCAATAGAGATTTTGAACGGGAATTTTGCAAAGAAATTCATCTTCCCCCCTTACGGGCTACCTACCATGTAGGCGAAGATTTTCTTGACATTGCAGATGGTTTGAGAGCCGTGGAAGAAGCAATCATTTTTCTTGAACTAACGCATGGTGACCGGCTAGGTCACGCTATAGTCCTTGGAATTGATGTAGAAGACTGGTACAAGAATAAAGGAAATCATGTCAATCTGTCAAAGCAGGATTTACTCGATAATATTGCATGGACAATCAAAAAGTTAAAAGAATATACCATTGATAATAGTTCAGAATATATTGATAAACTTCAAGAACTATATAACGATTACTATTCTCAGATATATATGACTGGCACGGATTGGACAACGAAAGACGTAGCATGGAATCGCTCTAATAACGAAGTAATGCCCGTTGATTTATATATACTGGCATGGCATCTTCGTGGAGATGATCCTAAGATGCTTTATGATTTTACTTGTGCAAAGGATAAAGTGTCCTTTTCCCAGAATAAAGACATCAGTTATTGGGATCGGTGTGCCCTTCAAAAAGGTAAAAAAATTCGCCGGGACAATATAATTACAACTTTAACTCTAAGATATCATTATGATGCAGGAGTTAAGCAGGAAGGAAGCAAAAAAGTTGTATTTAAAGTTCCTATATACATGATAAAAGCTTTAAAAGCAATACAACTAAATATGCAGCGTGAAGTCAGGGAACGAGGTATTGGTATTGAATGTAATCCAACATCAAACGTGCTAATTAGTACATTTAAAAGATTTGACAAGCATCCCATACTTAACTTTAACAATCTTGGTCTTGAGACGAGAAGTGAAAGTATGGATAAGGCACAATTATTCGTTTCCATCAACACCGATGATCAAGGCGTTTTTGATACCATATTAGAAAATGAATACGCCTTAATAGCATTGGCTCTTGAAAAGGTTAAAGACGAGAATGGAATGCCTGTATATAATCAGACACGAATTTTTAATTGGTTAGATTCGGTTAGAAGAATGGGGTTAGAGCAATGCTTTCATTTTGACCGGCAGATTCCTTAG
- a CDS encoding endonuclease MutS2 translates to MKDTMIYKTIQTLEYDQILEMLSNNAASDNAKEKLTALRPSLSITTVRAKIKETTDARRILDSLGTPPLPTMKDIKTLLELAEKGSMLTAEQLSFMGQFLSSCNRMKNYLKKSEFLDVDIAYYGKTLQDLTPLLEEINQAIRNDRVDDSASKELKDTRRKIELTKSDIRSKLETMLRSKKDWFSEGFISSRNGHYVLPVKKEYKHQVGGSIMGTSSTGSTCFIVPNAVLKLEEELSLLLIREENEERKILYTLTSLVHEEAASIHLNMEALETLDIVFAKAKLSLDLKAKPAEINDTGNITIINGRHPLLKAKECIPLNFSIGNGTKGIIITGPNTGGKTVALKTVGLLQLMAQSGLHVPCESAEICMTNSILCDIGDGQSISENLSTFSAHITNIIEILRHSDKESLVLLDELGSGTDPAEGMGIAIAILEELRAKGCLFIATTHYPEVKEYAAKTEGFMNARMAFNKESLEPLYKLEIGEAGESCALYIAKRLGLPKHMLQKAYDEAYKKEDEKASLRPIDSLFIEDAIETIDGVAVNHIQKEPVLKPVNERSSRFQLGDSVVVYPQKKIGIVFQPANDKGEVGVQVQKKKELINHKRLKLKASASQLYPPDYDFSILFDTVENRKARHKMGKGHQPDLQINYEEELSWKRSE, encoded by the coding sequence ATGAAAGATACTATGATTTATAAAACAATACAAACTTTAGAATATGACCAAATACTTGAGATGTTGTCGAACAACGCAGCATCTGATAACGCCAAAGAAAAATTGACGGCACTCCGTCCCTCCCTATCCATCACTACAGTTAGGGCAAAAATAAAAGAAACAACAGACGCCAGAAGAATACTAGACAGCTTGGGAACACCGCCTCTTCCTACTATGAAAGATATTAAGACTTTACTCGAACTGGCAGAAAAAGGTTCCATGCTTACAGCGGAACAGCTATCCTTTATGGGACAATTTCTGTCTTCCTGTAACCGAATGAAAAATTATTTAAAAAAGTCAGAGTTTTTGGATGTTGACATTGCCTACTATGGCAAAACCCTGCAAGATTTAACTCCTCTGCTAGAAGAAATTAATCAGGCTATTCGCAACGACCGGGTAGATGACAGTGCTTCCAAAGAATTAAAGGATACAAGGAGAAAAATTGAACTGACGAAATCAGATATTCGCTCAAAACTTGAAACTATGCTAAGAAGTAAAAAAGACTGGTTTAGTGAAGGCTTCATTTCATCCAGAAACGGTCATTATGTACTACCGGTAAAAAAAGAATACAAGCACCAGGTGGGAGGCTCTATCATGGGGACCTCTTCCACCGGCTCCACCTGTTTCATCGTTCCTAACGCTGTTTTAAAGTTAGAAGAAGAACTCTCCCTTTTGCTTATTCGTGAAGAGAACGAAGAACGTAAGATACTATACACTTTAACCTCTTTGGTTCATGAAGAAGCTGCTTCTATCCATCTAAACATGGAGGCTTTGGAGACTCTTGATATTGTATTTGCAAAGGCAAAATTAAGCCTTGATTTAAAAGCTAAACCGGCAGAAATAAATGATACCGGCAATATAACTATTATCAACGGAAGACATCCTTTATTAAAAGCAAAAGAATGTATACCTTTGAATTTTTCTATTGGCAATGGTACTAAAGGTATTATTATAACAGGACCTAATACGGGAGGTAAAACCGTTGCTTTAAAAACAGTTGGCTTATTACAGCTTATGGCTCAAAGCGGTCTTCATGTTCCTTGTGAGAGTGCTGAAATTTGTATGACAAATAGCATACTATGTGATATTGGTGATGGTCAGAGTATCTCAGAGAATTTATCAACTTTTTCTGCACACATTACCAACATTATAGAGATATTAAGACATTCCGATAAGGAAAGCTTGGTATTGCTGGATGAATTAGGCTCCGGAACTGACCCGGCAGAAGGTATGGGAATTGCTATTGCAATTCTTGAAGAATTAAGAGCAAAGGGGTGTCTGTTTATTGCCACCACCCACTACCCGGAGGTTAAGGAATATGCCGCTAAAACCGAAGGCTTTATGAATGCCCGTATGGCATTTAACAAGGAAAGCCTAGAGCCTTTATATAAGCTGGAAATCGGGGAAGCCGGAGAAAGTTGTGCTTTATATATTGCCAAACGTCTTGGTCTGCCAAAGCATATGCTGCAAAAGGCTTATGATGAAGCTTATAAGAAGGAAGATGAGAAGGCTTCACTGCGTCCTATCGATTCACTATTTATAGAGGATGCAATTGAAACAATTGATGGGGTTGCAGTAAATCATATTCAAAAAGAGCCCGTTCTAAAACCTGTAAATGAGCGAAGCAGCCGTTTTCAGTTAGGAGACAGTGTTGTTGTCTATCCTCAGAAAAAAATAGGCATTGTCTTTCAACCCGCCAACGACAAGGGTGAAGTGGGGGTTCAGGTACAAAAAAAGAAGGAGCTTATCAATCATAAAAGACTGAAACTGAAAGCTTCTGCCAGCCAACTCTATCCCCCGGATTATGACTTCTCTATTCTGTTTGATACGGTCGAAAATAGAAAGGCAAGGCACAAAATGGGCAAGGGGCATCAGCCAGACCTTCAGATTAATTATGAAGAGGAATTATCATGGAAGAGATCCGAATAG
- a CDS encoding alpha/beta hydrolase — MLLSLLMLILLAACGYVEASAAEIESGNYETASQDILAAAVSYSIPTKYTTKRTNNAGTIRQINYTTYDYFGNNSQITKPAYVYLPYGYNSNQKYNVLYLMHGIGGNEREWGMFNDSSTVKIIMDNLIYYKDIDPFIIVTPNGRSSKNYANTSSDHNSFYKFGQELRNDLIPYIDKNFSTYANYNPNYYDKTAARGHRAMAGLSMGGMQTINIGICESLDLISNFGAFSAAPTTYNASRIANTINNNFSNYNINTFYNMCGTSDGIAWASATGATNGITSLTNKLTYGNNLTWQAIQGGGHDFNVWYLGFYNFARMAFK, encoded by the coding sequence ATGCTATTAAGTTTACTTATGTTAATTTTGCTTGCCGCCTGTGGTTATGTAGAAGCTTCTGCTGCAGAAATAGAATCCGGGAATTATGAAACCGCCTCACAAGATATCTTGGCAGCGGCCGTCAGCTATTCCATACCAACCAAGTACACCACAAAGCGAACGAATAATGCCGGTACAATCCGACAAATCAACTATACCACTTATGATTACTTCGGAAATAATTCACAGATAACCAAACCTGCCTATGTCTATCTCCCGTATGGTTATAACAGTAATCAAAAATACAATGTACTTTACCTGATGCATGGTATTGGCGGGAATGAACGGGAATGGGGTATGTTTAACGATTCCTCTACTGTCAAAATTATTATGGATAACCTAATATATTATAAAGATATTGATCCTTTTATTATTGTAACTCCTAATGGGCGTTCCAGTAAAAATTATGCCAATACCTCCTCTGACCATAATTCCTTTTACAAATTTGGACAGGAGCTTAGGAATGATTTAATTCCCTATATTGATAAGAATTTTTCTACTTATGCAAATTATAACCCTAACTATTATGACAAAACCGCAGCCAGAGGGCATAGAGCAATGGCCGGCCTATCCATGGGCGGTATGCAGACAATTAATATTGGTATCTGCGAATCCCTTGATCTTATAAGCAATTTCGGTGCTTTCTCTGCTGCTCCTACTACCTATAATGCCTCAAGGATAGCAAATACTATAAACAATAATTTTAGCAATTATAATATTAATACCTTCTACAATATGTGCGGCACTTCTGACGGCATTGCTTGGGCCAGTGCTACGGGTGCTACAAACGGAATTACTTCTCTAACGAATAAATTAACTTACGGTAACAATTTAACCTGGCAGGCAATTCAGGGCGGCGGACATGACTTTAATGTATGGTACCTTGGTTTCTATAACTTTGCCCGTATGGCTTTTAAATAA